DNA from Paraburkholderia sp. BL10I2N1:
TATCTGACCCAGCTGTTTGGCGGTACGAGCAGCGCTGGCACGCTCGCCACCAACAAGTAACGAAACGGCACCTGTCATTATCGACTTTCAGGAGTGGGAAGCATGGAAAGCAATTCGCTTCGCCGCGCCCTCACGTTGACGCACGCACTCAAAACCGCCGTCGCGCAGGGCGACTGGGTGCAGGCAGCGGCACTGGGTGACGAGCGCTCGGCCCTGTTAATGTCCCTGCAGCCCGGGCAGCCGGAGGAAGCGCTCGCCATGATCCGCGAAATCCAGCAAATCGACCGTGCAGTCACGGAGCAGATCAAGGCCGGCAAGGAGAAGCTCGAGGAGCATCACAATTGCGCGATACGGCGTATCGATTCAGTGAGCAAGTATCACTCGACGGCGATGCTTTGAAGTACCGACGGCGCGCGCCGCAACGGAATCTGGCATAACGCAGTGAATACCCCATCCATCGAATGGGGAATGGTAGAGGTGCCCGGGAAAGCCGCAGTCATGCGGCTTTTTTTTCGTGCGGCAGCGGGACGCACATGCGCAGCGACCCGCCGCCCAGGGTCTGCCGACGCTCAGCACGCCGTCAGGTTCCGCTCGGAGCCCCGGCAATGTACCTCTCCCACATTCCTTCGAACGCCTCTTCCAGGTTGCGCGCGAAGCGCGCGGCGTCGCATAGCGGCGATGCCAGAAGCTGCTCGCGCAAGCCCGCCCGCAGCACGCGCAGACGCTCACGGTCCGCAGAGAATGCCACGGCTTTGGCGATGTAATCATCATCGTCTGCGGCAATCCAGTCTGCCATACCCGCGGTCTGGGCAATCGTTTCGCCCACGTGCGACAGAAACCGGTCGCCGCGGCGCGTGAGCACCGGAACGCCCATCCACAGGCTTTCCACGCTCGTCGTTCCCCCCGGATACGGAAAGGGATCGAGCGCGAGATCGACGCGGTTGTATGTCTCGAGATGTGCAGTCCGCGTCGTGAAACCCTCCAGCAAGAGGCGCTCTGTGGCAATGCCATGCGCCTCAAACCGTTCGGTCATTGCGTTGCACCCCGTCGGCCTCATGAACTGCTTGGCCTTCAAAAGCAGACGTGAGCCGGGCACCGCATGCAGTACACGCGACCAGAGCGCAACCGCTGCGTCGCCGATCTTGTCGGCGTTATTCAGACAGCCGAACGTCACGAATCCATTTTTCGACGCGGGCAGCGAGTCGATCGCGATTTCCGGCTCGGGCGGTGCAAAGCACAGATAGCTGTCCGGCAGGCGCCAGG
Protein-coding regions in this window:
- the fliT gene encoding flagellar protein FliT, encoding MESNSLRRALTLTHALKTAVAQGDWVQAAALGDERSALLMSLQPGQPEEALAMIREIQQIDRAVTEQIKAGKEKLEEHHNCAIRRIDSVSKYHSTAML